The sequence below is a genomic window from Ovis canadensis isolate MfBH-ARS-UI-01 breed Bighorn chromosome 8, ARS-UI_OviCan_v2, whole genome shotgun sequence.
ATGAAGTGCTTAAGTTTAGACCTGGCTAGCCTGGGCACAGGAAAGACAGGGATACTCTTTTTACATTTAGACTGTAGTTTCAAACTGGAGTTGTCCAAACTAAATTATTAACACACAGAGTGACTAGAAAGCTCTGGGGTGTGCCTGAGATCTAATGAGGGATGAGGAAGGAAGATTTGCAGAGGACACTGGGAGTCTCTGATTGGAGAAAATACAATGTTGTATCATTTGCCATTTCAAGTAAATTATTCCATAAGAGGTTAACATATATTCAGAAATATCtattaaacagaaataaattatgtaaagAATCAAGTTCATAACCAACTCAGTTTTACACTGACTTGCAAAAATGCTTAAAACTTGCATATAATTAATACACTTAACTATGTGTTATCAAAACTGCAAGAcatcttttccaaagaatatttgatTTGGGGGGTTAGAATATGAAAATATCATTTGTGGAGGGGGGCAGTATTGAGTGCACTACAGAGGGGAATGTGAGGTCTTCTATCTGTGAGGATCTCACAGCAGCAGTATTCAGAGGGATTACACCCATTTCTCAGGTGGATGGAGAGACATTGCAATCTGCTTCCAGTGACAACATCCCGAGAAGAGAGCGATCTTTTCTCAACCAGCACTGACTTTTGCAGATGCTCACAATTGTGGGTGTGCCTAAATATCGTGGTGTTTTTAATGCTTTCCTGTAATGTAATTTGTCCATTACAAGCTGCTCATGGTGTATGTTCCCTTGTCTGTTTGTTGGTGCCCACTGAAGATATAAAAACGATTCTTGACTGGAGGAAAAAAGCCAAGTATTTGCTCTCACTGTGTGTACCCAGTTACATCTTCTTAGCTAAAATCCAGTAAAGTGGCCACAACAGGATTAAGAATTGGCAAAATGTTCAAGTCTAAGGATATAAAAAGCCTTTGGCCAAAAAAACATAATGGGTAGCTTAATTCGAGGAACTCTTTTGGAGAATAACTTTCTTAATAATCACTCTTGAAAATAATCTTCCAAGTTCACACCTTGCTCTACAGGGATTCCATCTAGGGATTCTCTTATAGATAGCTTTTATATATCAGGAAGGATTGTGTGCTTTAGGCAGTAATGCAGATAAACCTGGTAGGAGATGATTCTTTCACTCTGTAATTACTTCCCCTATCACTGCCTGTTGCAAAGAGGAACTCTGGaggtaaaaaaatagaaaaatatttatgactaaaagaaaattttatcaaATTCAGGGAATAAAGCATTAGTTGAAATTACTCCCAATGTTATTGTTCAGTATAATTTTTGTGCTTTGTTATTAAACACATTTGTGATTTATGaaataaggaaaatttaaaaaataattgtaataatatCTGATAATTTCCTCAGATATCCTagtggatgtatgtttttcccctAGGTGTATTGAAAATCAGAATCCTATATTCTTTATGAAAATCAAGGACAGAATTCTTTGAATGTAAAGGACAGATCATGAGCAACTCATCTCCCACTGCAGCTGTGCAGCTCTGCTACGAGCACCTGAATGGATCCTGTGTGAAAACCCCCTACTCACCCGCATCCCGCGTGATTCTGTACATGGTGTATGGCTTTGGGGCTGTCTTGGCTGTGTTTGGAAACCTCCTGGTGATGACTGCCATCCTTCATTTCAAGCAGCTGCACTCACCAACCAATTTTCTCATCGCCTCTCTGGCCTGTGCAGACTTTCTGGTGGGAGTGACTGTGATGCCCTTCAGTATGGTCAGGTCTGTGGAGAGCTGCTGGTACTTTGGGCGAACTTTCTGCACTTTTCACACATGCTTTGACGCAGCATTCTGTTACTCTTCTCTCTTCCACCTGTCCTTCATCTCCATCGACAGGTACATTGCTGTTACTGACCCTCTGGTCTATCCCACCAAGTTCACGGTGTCTGTGTCGGGGATAtgcatcagcatctcctggatCCTGCCCCTTACTTACAGTGGTGCCGTGTTCTACACGGGTGCCAATGAGAATGGGCTTGAGGAATTGTCTAGTGCCCTCAACTGTGTAGGAGGCTGTCAGATGGTTGTAAATCAAAACTGGGTATTGATAGATTTTCTGTCCTTCTTTATACCTACCCTTGTCATGATAATTCTCTACAGTAATATTTTCCTTGTGGCCAGACAACAGGCTAAAAAGATTGAAAATACTGGTAGCAAAACAGAGTCATCATCAGACAGTTACAAATCCAGAGTAgccaagagagagaggaaagcagcTAAAACCCTGGGTATCACGGTCATAGCATTCATGATTTCGTGGTTACCATACAGTATTGACTCATTAATTGATGCCTTTATGGGCTTCATAACTCCGGCCTATATTTATGAGATTTGCTGTTGGTGTGCTTATTACAACTCAGCCATGAACCCCTTAATCTATGCTTTATTTTACCCTTGGTTTAGGAAAGCCATCAAAGTCATTGTGAGTGGTCGGGTTTTCAAGAATAGTTCTGGGAGCATGAATTTGTCCTCTGAACAAATGTAAGCCATTGGGTTAAGGAGGTTGAAGATATCTTTACCTTTTCCAAATGAAATGAGTTTTAGAAAATCAAGTAAGATTtttcatgaaagaaaacaaatggctTTTTCAATTTAACTGGAGAAGCCCTTGTACTTCAGCCTTGTTAGGATGTGCACTACTCTTTGCttctccaaaaatatttatttgactaatAAATGTTAACTCTCTTATTTGTTAACTACTGCAGAACTCACCGTAGCCTGCCCACTCTCTGCAGACAGTCCACTCCCCCGCCACACACCTTTTTATCCCATTAACCATTCCTTTTGTATCCTGTAAACATTTCAGTCGTCTCtgatttcctttgtctttcttttacaaaGTGGTCTACTTATTTCCAACTCCTCAGAAATTTCTCTGTGATTAACTTTCTCAAGGTTgttgccttttttccccccttttctgcTTAGCTCATATTCCCAGGAAACTTTTGGGTTTCAGTTAAATCTATTATGCTTAAGGTCTGCACTGGTGTCTGTCTGAGAAATTGTCTCCAGCATCTTCTGCATCCTGTCTCTGGCCTACAGTGACGCCAAATTGTACACAGATGCCCAAGATGATAGGATGGAGGGATAAGTAACTGCCCTCTGCTTGATAAGTGATTGTCAACTTGTTTAAATCAGTTCTGCATATTGGTAGGATTTCTATTGTTTTTCACACCTGGCTTTGTTAAGATTCTTCGGTACAGAAATACTATTCTTGTGATTggaaaacagattaaaaagattaaaacattACTAGAAAGTAAAATTGTTACCAG
It includes:
- the LOC138445106 gene encoding trace amine-associated receptor 6, which gives rise to MSNSSPTAAVQLCYEHLNGSCVKTPYSPASRVILYMVYGFGAVLAVFGNLLVMTAILHFKQLHSPTNFLIASLACADFLVGVTVMPFSMVRSVESCWYFGRTFCTFHTCFDAAFCYSSLFHLSFISIDRYIAVTDPLVYPTKFTVSVSGICISISWILPLTYSGAVFYTGANENGLEELSSALNCVGGCQMVVNQNWVLIDFLSFFIPTLVMIILYSNIFLVARQQAKKIENTGSKTESSSDSYKSRVAKRERKAAKTLGITVIAFMISWLPYSIDSLIDAFMGFITPAYIYEICCWCAYYNSAMNPLIYALFYPWFRKAIKVIVSGRVFKNSSGSMNLSSEQM